CTGATGATCAACGTGAAGAACAAAGTGAAGAAGGAGATGAaggaaagttaaaaaaaacgACAACAAAAGGATTCAAAGAGGAAGCGAgatctaaataattttattcaaattcaagtgaagaaaaaatataaggAATGGCAGTGGTGGATGTTGGACTTGGTGACTCACGATGCTGGGAACTTAAGCATTGCTGGCATTTTTCCGGCTGACTCATCCTCCCGAAGTGGTGAACCATCATCAGTTAATCCACCATAGACAGGTTCATCATGGAAGGCACCTGTAGTAGCAGAAGCTCCCTCCATCAATCCACAAGCCTTAGTTCTAGCATAACGGAGAAGCCGTGTCACAAACGTTTTGATCAAAAGCAAAGGTTTCAGactcttgatatatatatatatcacggTAAAGAACAAAAGAGCTGAGAATAAATGTGTTGTTCACCTGCTGCTGTCTTTAAGGCTTGGTGAAGATTCTCATTCATTTCAAGCATTGTTGCAGTAATGAGCTTGATTCAGTCAGATTGACATGTTCCCATCAACATCAGCCTAAATCAGAATTCACAGGACATACGACTTTAATAGTAAACTAagggaattaaaaaaaaacagttttcatGAGCTGCTTTAACTTTGCCTATGTCAGTCTAGATCCCAATATAGCTAACCCTTAGCAAACATTATTTCTCAAAGAACTCAACTCTTGGAtcctataattatttttgaacttCTTTTGATCTAACCTCTTCGAGTGAAGGGTTTCCGGCTCTTTCGTTAATTTCATTGATCGTTGTTTTAAATTTCTTTGCACCCAAATGTGCACCCTATTTAAGAAACAATTGGCTGATAATAATTTAACAGCTAGCTAATCTGATTCAAGTAAAAAGGGAAAGGAAACTGACATACATCATCTGTGTTAGTAGAGAGTCCTATATCATTCTGCGTGAGTGAGTAgagattataatattttgtatccaGGAGTATTGGCTTTGATCACTTCCACAAGAAGCTCATATAAGCACTCTCTCGCCGACCTTGATACCAAGCGATGACATTTACAGTGTTAAATTCGCAAAGAAactaaaacaacaaaacaacaaatattattatttgtactACTCAGTAGCAAAAAGAATAAGCAAATTTCAGAGCATTAACACCTCGAGACTAAGCACAACCTTGAAAAGGATACATAAAACTCGACACAGAGATCAAGAATCTTAATAAGATGATAACCCAAAAAGGGTCTAATTAATATcagaaagaggaagagagactTGGAGCTTACGAAGTGAGAGAGATGTGAAAAAATATTCTTTAGTTAGATGCAGAGCTGTACGCTTACCTTAAAATGCTTTGCTTCGGCGGCTTGTTAACTTTGTCTTTACATGCCTCTCAAAACCTCAACAATCGGACTTCATCGATGTTGTTACAGCGACCATCTTTCCAATATGACGAAAACGGAGGAGGTTGCCATCTCTGATTAGTGATTCTCTAAGGAGCAAGTGATGCATATCAACAAAGCCTGCTCTCTTATTTATAGGTCTAGATTCGCTAACATGGAGGAAGAAGGGGCTGTCTTGAATGCGGCGTAGTGAAAGGTCGTGGTCTCTGGATCGATGGCTTTATTGAGAAGGGTGATTATTTCGATTGAATGCAACCCCAAACCGTCACACCGTTGACTGACCGGAGGAGGTGGTGAACATAGAACATCACAACAACAACGACGCCGGCGGTACGTAGGAAAGGAGCGAGCAGGTTATAGATGATGGATTAGTTCCTGGTGGGTGGTTTGTTAATGTATTAGACGCAGGAATCGCAACGACTTCCATTTACAGAATCTGGATCGACATCTTCACGGCCGATTGGAGTGAAACAGAGAGCATAAAAGGAGAAAACGCGGCGATGGATTAGGGTTTGCGTTTGGATAGCTGGTCATTGGGTCGAAGTCGAGAGCGTGAAAATAGCCCAAATTAAGCCCATATGACGCAGAAAAAACTCAGCACGCACCGTTTCATTTAATCGCCACGTGTCGGCATGGCAGAGCTCGAATTGTTGCGCTGGCATCTGATGTGTCAGAAGGAGAGATCCAAccttgttttatatatatagatatagacCGACCGGTATGGCAAATTCAATAAAATCAAATGTCAGAAAGAATCAGATGAGGTTTCTTGGTTTATTTTCGATCCACGACGATGGGCCGAATAAATAGCGCCAAGGAAAGATGATCCAACGGCTGAGACTGAATCAGAGGAATTTGCAAAGAGTCAAACCACCTTATCGCGCGATCACAATTCGTAGTTCCCAAGGAGACGGATTTGTGGGGTccacaaaaaaatagttaactTATCGTTAATAAcaacttctttcttcttcttcttccttcttcagaCAAGACCGTGtctttaaaactaaacaatcGAAATTGGTAAGTAATCACCTAATCACAACAAATCCTCCCTCATCAATGTCGGAAAACCGCGCGCTCCAGCGAGCACATATCCTCGCAAACCACATCCTCCGATCACCTCCTCCTCTTCCATCGAACCTCTCCCTCGCGCGCGAGGTATGTCTCCAGTACTCCCCTCCGGAGCTCAGCGAGAGCTTCGGCGGATTCGACGCCAAGGAGATGAGGAGACTCCTCGACGGGCACAACACGGAGGATCGGGACTGGCTCTACGGCCTGATGATGCAGAGCAATCTGTTCAACCGGAAAGAGAGAGGAGGGAAGCTGTTCGTGTCTCCCGATTACAATCAGACGATGGAGCAGCAGCGGGAGATCACCATGAGGCGGATCTGGTACTTGCTTGAGAAAGGGGTTTACAGAGGGTGGTTGACGGATTCGGGTCCCGAGGCTGAGCTCAGGAAGCTGGCTCTGCTCGAGGTCTGCGGGATCTATGATCATTCCCTCTCCATCAAGCTCGGTGTTCATTTCTTCTTGTGGTATATTTcaagttatatattttcaacGGCGGTAATTGCTATAGTTAATTATTGATTAGAAAGGCGTCTAGACCGATTTTTGTAACGTTTAATTGTTCAGAAATGTTAGTTCTGATTTGCCGTGTAGAACGATTTTTATAACATTGGTTTCAAGTTACATgtttatacacatatataccTAATTTCTAGTTTCAGTATAAAGAATTCTAAGAAAGAATCAATTGATTGAAGTATTATGGTTTTGCCTTTTAGTTCAAACCCATTCAAAAATTTCAACAACTTAATGTTTGCATTATTCATATGAACATTGATTTCGTTTGTGCGTTGGTTGATGATATATAGATTATTGAAAAGATAATCTTTTGATGAGATCtatatgtaaattttaataagtttttaatttttgtgtgaTACTTAAGGGGTAATGCTGTGAAGTTCTTTGGAACAAAGCGTCACCACGAGAAGTGGCTGAAGAACACAGAAGACTATGTCGTCAAGGGCTGTTTTGCAATGACTGAGTTAGGCCATGGAAGCAATGTAAGGGATATACAAGTTGCAAACCATGTATATGTCTCTTGGTGATCTTCCAGGggtatattgattttttttttttttttcaggtgagGGGAATTGAAACAGTGACTACATATGACCCAAGAACTGGTGAGTTTGTGATAAACACTCCTTGTGAATCTGCTCAGAAGTATTGGATCGGTGGTGCAGCTAAAGTAAGTATATGTCATTTAGTTTCTCCATCTGGTTTATATATCATACATATACTGACTTTGTATTACTTTTTGGTTGTTTCAGCATGCAACACATACAATAGTCTTTTCACAGCTTGATATCAACGGAACCAACCAGGGAGTTCATGCCTTTATCGCGCAAATTAGGGATGAAGATGGCAACATCTGTCCTAACATCCGTATTGCCGACTGCGGACACAAAATTGGATTAAACGGTGTTGACAATGGCCGAATCTGGTACTCCACACACAACTCATTGTTCTGTAATTTATACCTTAATACtaaggttgttgttgtttattcaTGGAAGATTGCACTATGAACACACAGGTTTGACAATCTTCGAATTCCAAGAGAGAATCTATTGAACTCAGTTGCTGATGTTTCGCCTGATGGAGAGTATGTTAGCGCAATTAAAGATCCTGATCAGAGATTTGGAGCATTCATGGCCCCTTTGACCTCTGGCCGAGTCACAATTGCATCCAGTGCAATTTACTCTGCAAAGGTACACACATCTCAGTAAATGAAATAAACTATTTCAGGAATAAATGTAACtgatttaagatttttttttttaaatatggcaGGTCGGATTAGCTATTGCTTTAAGGTACTCACTTTCGAGAAGAGCCTTCTCTGTTAAAGCTAATGGTCCTGAAGTGCTCCTTCTGGATTATCCAAGCCATCAAAGGAGACTGCTACCTCTCCTAGCAAAGACGTACGGATCTTTTATGAATTGTGactatttataaataacttagGGTAACCATACTGACTGTTTTCTATAACAGATATGCTATGAGTTTTGCTGCAAATGACTTGAAGATGATTTACGTGAAGAGGACACCTGAAACCAACAAAGCCATCCATGTTGTTTCAAGTGGACTCAAAGCTGTTCTCACCTGGCACAATATGCGAACCCTTCAGGTTAGAACCAAATATAACCAAACCCATATTTATGTGAGAAACCCTCCTATGTCTATTAGCCACACTATTTAagggatttttttatttgtattttctaagGAATGCCGTGAAGCTGTTGGAGGTCAAGGTGTGAAAACAGAAAATCTAGTTGGTCAATTGAAAGGTGAATTTGATGTGCAGACAACCTTTGAGGGTGACAATAATGTATTGATGCAGCAGGTATGCTAAGGGCACATAGTTGTGAAACATGTTCTCTTGTTTCGACTATACAATGTGACTTATTGATTCTTATGTGGAACTTAGGTGAGCAAAGCTCTGTTTGCTGAATATGTGTCTTGTAAGAAGAGAAACAAACCTTTCAAAGGATTGAGATTAGAGCACATGAACAGTGCTCGTCCTGTGTTGCCAACTCAGCTCTCATCTTCTACCCTCAGATGCAGCCAGTTTCAGGTTTATTTGCCTACTCATAGTGTTGTTTCTCACTTATTTAAGACAAATTCGACTTCTTAGCTAAACATCTCTCCTATTTTACCCTTGTCAGAAAAATGTGTTCTGCTTAAGAGAGCGAGATCTTCTAGAAAGATTCACTTCTGAAGTTGCGCAGCTTCAAGGAAGGGGAGAGAGCCGAGAGTCCTCTTTCCTCGTGGTAAGAGCATTTCTTCTCACATAACTTTCCCCTTCTCCAAAATTAGGCACTAGTTCGCTAATGGCGTTTTACATCCATGGTTGCAGAATCATGAACTTGCTGAAGACTTAGGTAAAGCTTTCACAGAGAAAGCAATACTGCAAACTGTTTTGGATGCTGAGGCCAAACTACCTACTGGCTCATTGAAGgtaaatggtttttttttcttgaaccgTATTTAGTTGAATCTTGGTTTCTTTACTAGCTTGGGGTCACAGGCTGTACATATTCTGCTGGCCTAGACTACCTTAGAGAATCTTAGAGCTTATAGAGTAACTAATACTCTAACCCTACTCTATGTTGATGTTCCACTctttactccataaatagagtaaaaatTGATTTACTCCATAAAATAGAGTAAtgcatttaatattttgttcattattctattttttaacaCTCTAAAATGAAGTAAGGTAAGAGGAAAACCAACTCTCTTAGTTTTCTAGATCATAGCTTCACTTCTCTAATCACAATAGTTCTGTTCTTTATGGAGCTGTTATGTAGACTACTCTTACTATCAGAGGAACTAAACTAAACTAACTAGCACCATGTGTTCTGATGATATAGGATGTGTTGGGTCTTGTAAGATCAATGTACGCTTTGATCAGCATTGAAGAAGATCCATCGTTCTTGAGATACGGCTACCTCTCGAGGGACAACGTTGGAGATGTGAGGAGAGAAGTTTCTAAGCTCTGCGGAGAGCTTCGACCACACGCGCTTGCACTCGTCACTTCCTTCGGGATTCCTGATGCCTTCTTGGGTCCGATTGCATTCAACTGGGTCGAAGCCAACGCATGGTCGTCAGTTTAGTTACTCAAGTAAACTCTTCCAACAATAATCCACGTCTCTTAATGTGttctttaatattttctgaAGCTGTTGTTGAATGCTCTTGGTAATAAAAGGGGTATGTGATATGTATATCCACGGTTTAATCTTTTGTCAAACCGGTCCACGTCATATCTTTTGTCAAACCGGTCCACGTCATGTATGgaataaagttttatttaaaacttaaaatctaTGCATCTCTCCTTCATATATATAACACTGAATTTTTTGTACTTttattatcaattatttttctcaaaatgaCGTGCTCTTTTAGATCGATgatcattcatatatatattggagAGCTTGGAGACTAGTAAGATGCAAATATTCATTTTAAACACACTATTAAACTAATGATTTAAGAACATTTGATCAAAGACATTCAAGTCTACTACAAGACAGGTGACGTAAAACATTCATTTATTTTGgaaaagagaaacaaataaCCATAATCTTGAACTTATATGAACTCTCTAGTCGTTGTTACTATAGAACTTACTAGATcactttttaaaataagtttctGACTACTGCCTCATGCGATAATTCAAATCTTATAAGATCATGgttaactaaaattaaaaaaaaaaacatcaacgAGCGAGAGCCAACAACTTCTGTTTCTGAGATTCCGAAGGCAACTTCACATCGGTGGCTAATCCAAGAACCTCAAATAGTCGAATGAGGTACCAAGTGATATCTATCTGCCACCATTCAAGTCCTTGCCTTGCCGATGACTGAAACGCATGGTGGTTGTTGTGCCAACTATCTCCCATCGTAACTAAGCTTAGCCACCTTCATTATATTCACAAGATACTCAAACAGTGCTTTGATagtatacaaatatttaaatatggtTTCGAGGATATATATTACCAAACGTTATGAGATGTGTCGTTAGTCTTCCACGGCCTTGAACCCCAAGTATGGCCTACCGAGGCTACGAGCCATGTCACGTGGTACCCTAGTACACCTCCAACGCCCTGTCATCAAATGTCATCAAGATTCGtaccaaatttttatttattgtaccAACAAAAACAGTTATACCAAAGATGTTTCATGCATAGTAGTATTCTTAAAAAACAAATGTTTCATGCATAGTAGTATTCTTTTAACTATGTACTAATTAACGTTTCATACATATTAgtctgcaaaaagaaaaaaaaaaacaaaaaagattacCCCTCCGCATGTAAGGTAAGGTAAACCACCGTAGAGATAGAGGACGGTCCAATACATCAAGACTTGGAGACCAATTGTCTTTCGTAGAAACCTATAGAACCATTGCTTCTTCAAGTCCATCACGTTGTTACGTCCACCACACTGATACATTAATTTGCATTGTTACAAACAATAACGTAAGTCAtactatgaaaaaaaaatacacgtTACCTTATCTTTTATATAAAGGGTGTCAAATATCCACATGATATGGCTGAACAAAAGTCCTTCCTTAGGGCTATGTGGGTCGCGGTCTGAATCACTGAATTGGTGGTGGAACCTATGTATGCTCACCCAATCCAATGGATCACCCTggaaatattaaatattctttCTCTAATCATACTTCAAATAAAAACAAGCATTTGATATATACATATCATGATATTTGTTAGCTAGATTCACTTATATCAATAAATCGGTTTTGGTTGacagtaaaaataataaatagctgttacaaaaaaaataaaaaaataaatagggTTTTGACCTGAAGAGCGAAAACAGCAGCGTAAGCAAAAGGATATTCTAGCCATTTTGGGAGTTTAAAGCTCCCATGAGACAAGTTCCTATGGTACGAGAATGTGATGAGCAGGTTAGTCACTGCGGCAAGAATAAAACCGAACCGTAATGCTTCCCATTTGTAGTTAAATGGCGCCAGGAGACACCAAAAGTGCACAGTCGCGACGGTTGCAGCTCTTGCTATATCAGCCCACGTCCAATATCTCTGAAAGTAAGCTCTTTTTTCCTTACGCGCCATAAAGCTTTCGCTAGAGCCATCTTCTCTAGTGGGATTACACATGACAAACCCTAGAGGAGTTGCACTTGTTTTAGTTGTAACTTATGAGTTTGTATGACATAAGATTGAGCAGATATATGGGGGTATATATGGGCTAATGTTGTTAACTGGAATTCACGACTCTTCTTAAATGCTCTCTAactacatttttaaaaatttgtatctTTTACTATCATATTAGCATCTAGCATCAGCCATCACACATGTTTGCACTCATTCCAACACCTAAACAAGGTTTTTTTATAGCCTATACctttataatttatcattattacaGAGATCAAGATAAATAATTGGTCCGTACTTGAGTAAATTACGGCATCTCTACTTACCAGCCAACACTTAAATTAGATTGTCTCCAAATGAGGAATTAACTAGTAAAGCCCTAACGGCCGAAAGCCATTTCTTAGAccaattttctttatatatttagatcATTTAAATACGCAACGTAGCAAGACTCTACTTAAAATCTGGTTAGTTAGTCCAAACATTAATACATTCACAATTAAGATTTTTACGACGTCATTGTGAATTTGTGATGCCTATTTATTTCATGCAGTATGTAGTAAGCACTTGTTATTGCTTGGTATCTATTGAAAACATAGACAAAGCTAGCATTTTTTTCTAAGACTTTAAACAGAGACACAATATAACTATTATCAATACACTTATAGCAATTTATTCTCAAGAATAACAATCGCAGAGTTGATGGAAGAAATACAACCCATGTCACCAGAATCTGATTAGCACCCGGAAAATGTGGTTGAACGCTAAGCATATTTGATGATATATTCTAAATCAAACTGAACGTAATTTAATCTCTCTTGACTAACAGTATCCCAAATCTGACCTTTGACAAATTCATGGGATAAGGACCCATTAATTCTGCCTCTTCATTACTCTTGGTTCAGATTGTATTCTCTTGTATTGGCTTTAATTTATTGGGCTAATACCCATAACTTCTGCCTATTTTTCTTTGAccaattctctttttttttctgtaatatTTTCTTAAGCTGGTGTATGCTCCTGGTAATAAAATTTAAGGAGTATGTAATACTACTAACTGATATGTATCTCCCAAGAAACCAAGCAATGGTCATGTTAAAATGGGACATGATCCTATTTAATCGCGTAATTAAAGTAGAATAAATACAGTATATCAGCAGATGCTTCGGGAAAGAGATCAAAGCAAGATATGAGTTTTCTTGTGAACCACGAAAGGAATCTTTACTTAGAAGTCAATGCTCAGAAATATATACTTCAACTAAGTCTCTCACTCCCTCATTCTCGGGAACGTAGTGGAAGTGAGACCTGATCTCGTTGAAACCCCTAGAAATGTCGGAAAATCGCGCACTCCGGCGAGCACATGTCTTAGCTAATCACATACTCAGGTCACCTTCTCCGTCGTCTAAAATCTCCCTCACGCGCGAGGTATGCTTGCAGTACACTCCACCGGAGGTCAACGAGAGCTATGGCTTCCAAGTCGAGGAGATGAGAAAACTCCTCGACGGACACAACTTGGAAGACCGAGATTGGCTTTATGGGATCATCATACAGAGCGATCTGTTCAACAGGAagataagaggaggaggaggcaagGTGTTCGTGTCGCCTGATTACAATGAGACGATGGAGCAGCAGCGTGAGATCAGCATGAAGCGGATCTTGTACTTGCTGGAGAAAGGTGTCTTTCAAGGATGGTTAACGGAGACAGGTCCAGAAGCTGAGCTCAAGAAGTTTTCTCTCTACGAGGTTTGCGGGATGTATGATTACTCCCTCAACGCCAAACTCGGTGTTCACTTCTTGTTGTGGTATGTTCAACAACGAAATGAGTAAACATGGTTTATAGTCGTTCTTGATTTTTGtctcattttttttgtcaggGGTAATGCTATTAAGTTCTTTGGGACAAAGCGACACCATGACAAGTGGTTGAAAGACACTGAAGATTATCTTGTCAAGGGCTGCTTTGCAATGACTGAGTTAGGCCATGGAAGTAATGTAAGAGCTCTAGTGTCATTTTGCACATGTGACAACTATCTAACTTGGTGATCTTTTGATTTAATGTTTTTCAGGTGAAGGGAATTGAAACAGTAGCTACTTATGACCCAAGAACTGAGGAGTTTGTAATAAACACTCCTTGTGAATCTGCTCAAAAGTATTGGATCGGTGAGGCAGCTATAGTAAGTGCTttaactcttctttttttttcccactGATTTTGACATATACTGACTTTTGTATTATGTTTTTGGTTGTTGCAGCATGCAACCCATGCAATTGTGATTTCACAGCTTGAAATAAAAGGAACCAACCAGGGGATTCATGTCTTTATAGCTCAAATCAGAGATCAAGATGGCAACATATGTCCAAACATCCGCATTGCTGACTGTGGAGACAAGATTGGGTTAAACGGTGTTGACAATGGTCGGATATGGTAAGCACTACACACAGCTCAGTGTTATTCAActgtatatatcttattttaatcCTTCATTGAAGATTGAAATGTGATTGTAGGTTTGACAATCTTCGAATCCCAAGAGAGAATCTATTGAACTCTGTTGCTGATGTTTCGTCTGATGGACAGTATGTTAGCGCTATTGAAAATCCTGATCAGGTAGCTGCTAAAACCATGGTTGGGATAAATATTACTAATACTGTTTTGTGGAGTTGCAGTGgcaatgttttcaaatttttatttcagAGATTTGGAGCATTCTTGGCCCCTTTGACCTCTGGTCGTGTCACCATTGCTTCATGTGCAATTTACTCTGCAAAGGTACATGTTTCAGCAGTCTTTGTCTTGTGTGAGAATCAACTCTACTATACTTACTAAGATTCTTACTATGGCAGGTAGGATTAGCTGTTGCTATAAGGTACTCACTATCGAGAAGAGCCTTCTCTGCTGTAGCCAATGGTCCTGAAGTGCTCCTTCTTGATTATCCAAGCCATCAAAGACGACTTTTACCACTCCTTGCAAAGACGTAAGGATCTTTATGACTACTATGTTATCCCCTCTTGGAAGAGTATTATATCTAAATGAATACTATGTACCGTAGATATGCTATGAGCTTCGCTGCAAATGACATGAAGATGATGTACGTGAAGAGGACACCTGAGACCAACAAAGAGATTCATGTTGTCTCAATGGGACTCAAAGCTGTTCTCACCTGGCACAATATGCGAACGCTTCAGGTGTTTAACTAAAAATTTTTGTGAGAAAGCTCCTATGGGGGATACTGATGTTATATTTCTTTTGCTTGGTTCTTTTTCAAGGAATGTCGTGAAGCTTGTGGAGGGCAAGGTTTGAAAACAGAGAATCGAGTTGGTCATTTAAAAGGAGACTATGATGTGCAGACTACATTTGAAGGTGACAATAATGTTCTGATGCAGCAGGTAGGCTAAGGAACATGACCGATgctgcattttttttttgtttcgactATACAATGTGACATATATTGTTTCTTATGTGGAACTTAGGTGAGCAAGGCCCTTTTTGCTGAGTATGTATCATGTAAGAAGAGGAATAAACCATTCAAAGGATTAGGATTAGTGCACATGAACAGTCCTCTTCCTGTAATGCCTACTCAACTCACATCTTCAATCCTCAGATGCAGCCAGTTCCAGGTCATAATAACTCATATTCCTCTAATCATTTTATCAAGAGgaattcaacttttttttttatcaaacatcACTTGTATTTTGTCCCTAGCAGAAAAATATATTCTCcgtaagagagagagatcttcTAGAACGATATACTTCTGAAGTTGAAGAGCTTCAAGGGAGAGGACAAAGCAGAGAGTTCTCCTTCCTTTTGGTTAGCATTTCTGGTCACGTAACCTTTGGTTGAGTTTGTCATATACTAATGGTTCTCTATGCTTTCAGAGTCATCAACTTTCTGAAGATCTAAGTAAAGCTTTCGCAGAAAAAGCAATCCTACAAGCCGTTTTGAATGCTGAAGCCAAACTGCCTGCCGGCTCCATTAAGGTAAGCATGGTCATTAATATTAGCCAAAGCAACATAGCCGGATCAAACATTTGCCTTGctctaattatttaaaatatctattatagATAGATGGAATGACcactaaattatttaaaagaaatttatgaaaaattaatttataaatatttataggcTGAAGCATAGTTTTCACTGCTCAAAACATAATGTATTATTAGACAATGTGAGAGAAAACAACTGTTTCACTGCTCTAAGCACAATAGTTCTTTTAGTCATGACATTTATTTGTATAGGGTACGTGAAGACTAAGAGAggaaccaaacgaaattgactAGCTCCATGTATTTTGATGATAGGATGCGGTGGGTCTTGTAAGATCAATGTACGCATTGATCTGCATGGAAGAAGATCCGTCGTTCTTGAGATATGGTTACCTCTCAAGGGACAATGATGGAGATGTGAGAAGAGAAGTTTCTAAGCTCTGCAGAGAGCTTAGACCTCACGCGCTTGCACTCGTGACTTCATTCGGGATTCCAGACGCGTTCTTGGGACCTATTGCATTCAACTGGATCGAAGCCAACGCTTGGTCTTGAATGTTATGTCGTACTATAAATAAATCTCTTCCATGATTTCAAAGCATATAGTTGAAGCTGTCGTATTGTTGTAATACTACTGTCAAAATTTATCAGATGATTATTATTCTCAGCTTTTGACAGTTTTGGGATATAATAATAACTGACCAACCATTATTTTTTCAAGTAATTTGTTATTGAGGTTTATATTTGTACGATGTACGTACATAGTAAAAAACAAATGATACTTTTTTCTTGATTTAAAGAAAAGAGTtgtcatttttcaaaaaaaaacaagaaaataaaagagttgGTCTATGTAGAGATGCAGGAATAAGGTACAAAAAGCCAACAATGACATACATTACACAGAGGTATATATTAATTCACTGTCAACTTCTTCTGGAacctatttttataaaaaaaacgtATTGAATTTGAGGTTGATTGATAATTTATGACAAAGTACCCTCAATTAATTTTCTtcaaaaccattaaaatttttctgttaggtttattttctttttgttaagaTAAAGTGATTTTTAACCTCTATCAGAAATTCAAACAATGTAAATAGTTTTTTCCAGAAAGAAATAACTTAGATGGAGGAGTAGCTACTAGACATTTTTTTACCACTACACCAACATCTCGTTGGTCTCTGAAACTTATAAGATGAGTACATACTGTATATCCATCTagttttttaaaccaaaaacttACACATCAGACAATCTGTGTATTGTATTTGTTTGAGAGTTATATGAGTCGCATTCATCTTGAGTGAGCAGCTTATAGAGTtaatgctgttttttttttgaaaaagcaGTTAATGCTGTTGGGTCTTGGACCACAATGTTAAATGCATTGCTTACTCTTTTTAACTACCCTTTCtatggtgttcaaaaaaaaaaaaacaaccctTGCTATATCtatatctctctttttttttcttct
The Raphanus sativus cultivar WK10039 chromosome 1, ASM80110v3, whole genome shotgun sequence DNA segment above includes these coding regions:
- the LOC108813026 gene encoding putative acyl-coenzyme A oxidase 3.2, peroxisomal isoform X3, whose amino-acid sequence is MSENRALRRAHVLANHILRSPSPSSKISLTREVCLQYTPPEVNESYGFQVEEMRKLLDGHNLEDRDWLYGIIIQSDLFNRKIRGGGGKVFVSPDYNETMEQQREISMKRILYLLEKGVFQGWLTETGPEAELKKFSLYEVCGMYDYSLNAKLGVHFLLWGNAIKFFGTKRHHDKWLKDTEDYLVKGCFAMTELGHGSNVKGIETVATYDPRTEEFVINTPCESAQKYWIGEAAIHATHAIVISQLEIKGTNQGIHVFIAQIRDQDGNICPNIRIADCGDKIGLNGVDNGRIWFDNLRIPRENLLNSVADVSSDGQYVSAIENPDQRFGAFLAPLTSGRVTIASCAIYSAKVGLAVAIRYSLSRRAFSAVANGPEVLLLDYPSHQRRLLPLLAKTYAMSFAANDMKMMYVKRTPETNKEIHVVSMGLKAVLTWHNMRTLQECREACGGQGLKTENRVGHLKGDYDVQTTFEGDNNVLMQQVSKALFAEYVSCKKRNKPFKGLGLVHMNSPLPVMPTQLTSSILRCSQFQKNIFSVRERDLLERYTSEVEELQGRGQSREFSFLLSHQLSEDLSKAFAEKAILQAVLNAEAKLPAGSIKDAVGLVRSMYALICMEEDPSFLRYGYLSRDNDGDVRREVSKLCRELRPHALALVTSFGIPDAFLGPIAFNWIEANAWS